From the Bacillus sp. FJAT-22090 genome, the window ACTTTTGTGCTAGCGATGGATAATGAAGAAAAAATTTCTGTGAGTCAATCCTACTCGAGCTACTTTCGAAAGTTATTAGGATTCTAAATTAAAACGTTTGAATAAGGGGATGTTGTCCTATTATTCAAGCGTTTTTTTGCTTGAAATACATTAAAAAGAAGAAAAAATAAAATGAAAATATAAATTGTTCTGTTTCGGTATAGTTATTTTCTGTTTCATTCATCTAATAATAAAACTTAACAAGTTTTTTCGAAATTGTGACAAATACACGATAAGATTTATTTAAGTGTATTTTTTCAAAGGAGATGAAATTTGTGGTAAATAATCTTGAGCGAATTAAAGATAGTAGTTTACATAGTCTTGTAGTTGGAGCAGATGAAGCTGCATTATGGATTCAAGATGGGATGACATTGGGGTTAAGCGGATTTACACGTGCAGGTGATGCGAAAGCGGTTCCATTTGCTTTAGTAGAACGAGGAAAAAACGAAAAATTTAAAGTTAATATTTTTACAGGAGCATCGTTAGGTTCTGATTTAGATAAATTACTGTCTGAAGCTGGTATTATAAATAAGCGTTTACCGTTCCAAGCAGATGCGACGATGAGAAAAAATATAAATAATGCGAATCATTTATTTGTTGATCAGCATTTATCTCATACTGCAGAAATGATACGTTCAAGCGTCTTGCCTACAATTGATTTTGCTATTGTGGAAGCGGTTTCAATCACTGCTGATGGTATGATTATCCCGACTACATCTGTAGGTAACTCCTTAACATTTGTGTCACAGGCAAAAAATATTATTGTGGAAATAAACATGGAGCATTCCGAATTGTTAGAAGGACTACATGATTTATATGAACCAGCAGAGCAAGGGAAAAGAGAGCCAATTCCTCTTAAAAAAGCAGAGGACCGAATTGGGACAATTGGAATTCCTTTTGATTCTTCAAAAATTAAAGGAATTGTGTTCACAAACCATAAAGATTCACCCTCTACTATTGTGCCACCAGATCAGGAAACACAAGAAATGGCTAATCATTTAATGGAATTTTTGCGTGAAGAGGTTAAGGTAGGTAGACTTACAAAAAAACTGGCACCAATTCAAGCTGGAATAGGCTCTGTTGCAAATGCTGTTTTACATGGAATGATTGACTCTGAGTTTGAGAATCTTCAAGTTTATTCGGAAGTACTTCAGGACTCCGTTTTTGAACTAATGGATGCTGGAAAAGTCAATTTTGCATCTGCTTGCTCAATCACTCTATCAGCAGAAAAAATGGAGCAAGTTTATGGAAATCTAGAAAAGTATCGTAACCAACTTGTGTTGAGACCACAGGAAATTACTAACCATCCGGAAATCATTCGTCGACTCGGTTTAATAGCTATTAACACGGCGCTTGAATTTGATATTTACGGAAACGTAAACTCTACGCATGTTTCTGGAACAAAAATGATGAATGGTATTGGTGGTTCTGGAGATTTTGCTCGTAATGCACGTATAGCGATTTTTGTTACGAAATCTACTGCAAAAGGTGGCAATATTTCTAGTGTTGTTCCTTTCGCATCCCATGTCGATCATACAGAGCATGATGTGGATGTAGTAGTGACTGAGCAGGGGTACGCGGATCTTCGAGGACTAGCACCTAGAGAACGTGCAAAGCTAATAATTGAAAATTGTGTACATCCAATGTATAAAGAACAATTAAGAAATTATTATGAGGAAGCATTAACAAGAGGTGGACAAACTCCTCATGTATTGGAAAAAGCATTTTCATTCCATACGAACCTAGCGGAAAATGGAACGATGCTAGAAAAAGTAAATTCTATTGTATAAGTTAAAAACCGATTCCAAGATAATGGAATCGGTTTTATTTTTATAGTAGTCTATAAAATGTGTTTCAGCAACTTGGAGAGGGTAATGCGGATGTGCGCTTGCCGCACGCTACGCATGAGCCTCCGCAGGATGAGTCGTTCCTCGTCGCTCCCACATCCTTTACGGGGTCTCATTCTTCGCGCTCTTGCGGCGATAAGGCGCACATCACAACCACCCCTTCAAAGTAATACCTACGTTAATGATGTAGCCAAAAGTCTGTCCACAGCAATCCAGAAACAATTGAAAACAGATATTATATTCTAAGGGCGCTTGCGCTTTTCCTATACTGTATAGCTCCATCGCCTAGCCCCTTGAGGTCAAATAACCTTCCCCTAACGGAAGTCAAAGCGCGACTTCGTTGGGGGAAGAACATTTGCTTGGAGGCCCACACGAAGTGGGTCATACAGTCGTTGCGACACGATGTCGCGAACTTAGACTGTATTCCTCTTCATAGGCGCTTGCGCTTTTCTTAGTGAATATCTTTTTTCTTAAATCTTCCACCGCGAACTTCAGCAACATTGCCTAATGCAA encodes:
- a CDS encoding acetyl-CoA hydrolase/transferase family protein gives rise to the protein MVNNLERIKDSSLHSLVVGADEAALWIQDGMTLGLSGFTRAGDAKAVPFALVERGKNEKFKVNIFTGASLGSDLDKLLSEAGIINKRLPFQADATMRKNINNANHLFVDQHLSHTAEMIRSSVLPTIDFAIVEAVSITADGMIIPTTSVGNSLTFVSQAKNIIVEINMEHSELLEGLHDLYEPAEQGKREPIPLKKAEDRIGTIGIPFDSSKIKGIVFTNHKDSPSTIVPPDQETQEMANHLMEFLREEVKVGRLTKKLAPIQAGIGSVANAVLHGMIDSEFENLQVYSEVLQDSVFELMDAGKVNFASACSITLSAEKMEQVYGNLEKYRNQLVLRPQEITNHPEIIRRLGLIAINTALEFDIYGNVNSTHVSGTKMMNGIGGSGDFARNARIAIFVTKSTAKGGNISSVVPFASHVDHTEHDVDVVVTEQGYADLRGLAPRERAKLIIENCVHPMYKEQLRNYYEEALTRGGQTPHVLEKAFSFHTNLAENGTMLEKVNSIV